Proteins from one Oryza sativa Japonica Group chromosome 12, ASM3414082v1 genomic window:
- the LOC9270993 gene encoding LOW QUALITY PROTEIN: patatin-like protein 1 (The sequence of the model RefSeq protein was modified relative to this genomic sequence to represent the inferred CDS: inserted 1 base in 1 codon) has protein sequence MMLSFTSARLLPRCRRLYSACGAGAAACGVVGERVTVLTIDGGGIRGVIPGTVLAFLEGELQRLDGPGARLADYFDAGSXTGGLITAMLAAPGEGADRDGRRRRRPMFAAADITPFYLEHGPRIFPQRWSTLAAKIAAARGPKYDGRYLRGVVRRMLGETTVGDTLTNVVVPTFDVRLLQPVIFSTYEAKNSPLKNALLSDVCIGTSSAPTYLPAHCFRTHDGASGETREYNLIDGGVAANNPTMVAMTMITEEIMAKEKAAALYLLKPPPEEEEEHGRFLVLSIGTGLTSDEGLYTAEKCSRWGALSWLRHGGMAPIIDIFMAASSDLVDIHVAVKFQLLHSERNYLRVQANSLRGAAAAVDAATPENMGSLVGVGERLLAQRVSRVNVETGRYEEVPGEGSNADALARIAGNLSEERTARIKRRNTVQAGVTGF, from the exons ATGATGCTTTCCTTCACCTCTGCTCGTCTCCTCCCTCGTTGCCGGCGTCTCTACAGTGCctgcggcgccggcgcagctgcgtgcggcgtcgtcggcgagaGGGTGACCGTGCTGaccatcgacggcggcggcatccgAGGCGTCATCCCGGGCACGGTGCTCGCGTTCCTGGAGGGCGAGCTCCAGCGGCTGGATGGCCCGGGCGCGAGGCTCGCCGACTACTTCGATGCTGGCT TCACCGGCGGGCTCATCACCGCGATGCTGGCCGCGcccggcgaaggggcggacagggacgggcggcggcggcggcggccgatgtTCGCCGCCGCGGACATTACCCCGTTCTACCTCGAGCACGGCCCACGCATCTTCCCGCAGCGGTGGAGCACGCTCGCCGCCAAGATCGCCGCCGCGCGGGGGCCCAAGTATGATGGCCGGTATCTCCGTGGCGTGGTCCGGAGGATGCTCGGCGAGACGACGGTGGGCGACACGCTCACCAATGTCGTCGTCCCCACCTTCGACGTCCGCCTGCTCCAGCCCGTCATCTTCTCCACATACGAG GCGAAGAACTCGCCTCTGAAGAACGCGCTGCTCTCCGACGTATGCATCGGCACGTCGTCGGCGCCGACGTACCTCCCCGCGCACTGCTTCCGGACACACGACGGCGCCAGCGGCGAAACGCGCGAGTACAACCTCATCGACGGCGGTGTCGCCGCCAACAACCCT ACGATGGTGGCCATGACAATGATCACGGAGGAGATCATGGcgaaggagaaggcggcggcgctgtacctgctgaagccgccgccggaggaggaggaggagcacggcCGGTTCCtggtgctgtccatcggcaccGGCCTGACCTCCGACGAGGGCCTCTACACGGCGGAGAAGTGCTCCCGGTGGGGGGCGCTCTCGTGGCTGCGCCACGGCGGGATGGCCCCCATCATCGACATCTTCATGGCGGCGAGTTCCGACCTCGTCGACATCCACGTCGCCGTCAAGTTCCAGCTGCTCCACAGCGAGCGGAACTACCTCCGCGTGCAGGCCAACTCGctgcgcggtgcggcggcggcggtggacgcggcGACGCCGGAGAACATGGGgagcctcgtcggcgtcggcgagcggTTGCTGGCGCAGCGGGTGTCGAGGGTGAACGTGGAGACCGGGAGGTACGAGGAGGTGCCCGGCGAGGGGAGCAACGCCGACGCGCTTGCTCGGATCGCCGGGAATCTCTCCGAGGAGAGGACGGCGAGGATCAAGCGGCGGAACACTGTGCAGGCTGGTGTGACTGGGTTTTAG